The genomic stretch AATTCTTCCGCGTCACCAAAGGTATCATATCCTGTGATAACTACAAATTCTCCAGGCTGTAAACCTTCTGTGATTTCATATTGAAGCGGGTTTTGGCGTCCTATGTTCAATGGAACTTTTACAGCTTTTGTTTTTGATGAGTTTATTTTGTAAATCCATTGTCCTCCAGTAGACTGGTAGAAGTTTCCACGTGGGATAACTATAGCTTGTTCGGGTTGGCCCAATTCTATTTGTACTCGGAAGCTCTTTCCTACACGGACATTCTCGGGCATTTCTCCGGTAAATACCAAGTCCACATCAAACATGCGGTCTTTTACCTCAGGAACTACTTTAGTAATTTTCAGCGGGTAGCGTTTTCCTTGATAGTTTACGGTAGCCGGAAGACCTGTTGTGATGCGGTCAATATAATATTCACTTAAAGAAGTATGAATTTTATATTGATCCAGCACTTTTATTTCAGCTATACTTTCTCCCGAAGCAACCTGTTGACCGGGAGTAACTTTCACAAAACTTAGTTGGCCGCCAATCGGAGCTTTTACTATCAAGTCTTCCAACCGTTCTTCCGCACGTTTCAGTTTTTTGCTTTCACGTTCTAGATCATTTCTCAATAGTTCTTTGCGGATAAGAGTTACGGATGAATCATGTTTCAGACTTTCCATTTGTAATGCCGTATTTTTCAGTTTATACTTATATTCATCTTCAGATACTTGAAGCTCAGCCTTGCTCTTAATTCCCATTTTGAATTCCTCTTTGTCCAATCCGAAGCTTTTGCGCAGTCGTTCCATTTCATATTGTGCCTGTAATGTTTGTTGCTTCAGTGTCAGACTCTTTTGTTCCATTTCTATCTCTTTCTCTTTATAAGTGATTCGTTGTTTTTCCCACTCGTCACGTTGGTCTTCAATGGAACGAATCAGATCCGGATTAGTCAATATCAACAAGGTGTCACCTTGTTTCATCATATTCCCTTCTTCTCCAACAATGCGGTCTACACTGCCGCCCTCACGAGTATTTACTTTGATGGTAAGAATGGGTTGCACCAGTCCTTCCACATCTACATACTCCATAAATTTGTCGTCTTTTACTTCGGCTATCTGAATGTTGTCTGTTTCGATACGCAGTTTGCGAGGACCTAATGAAAGGCTTATCACATAGATAAGGAAGATAATAAAGGCCAGTGCAGCTATCATATAGTAGCGATAGCGGATGTACCACGGTTTCTTTTCAATTTTTATATCCATTAGTTTATGTTTTTTGATATAATTTTTTTATTTCTTTTTTAATGCATGGCGATAATACAAAGGTCATTTATACCTGTCGTGTAGTTAAGGTTTAGGTATAGTACATGAAATCTCTGCTTTTCTGAGGAAATCATATCCCGTCATACTTCTAAGACCATAATACAGACTCCAATAAGTTTTCAAAGCTGTTATATAATTTCTCCGTGCGGTATCTTTTTCTGTAATGGCGGCATTGAGGTCCAGGATTGTCGATTTTCCCAAGATATAAAGCCGACGTGCTACATCATGGCGTCGGTCGGCCGTCTTGTCCGTCTTGGCGGCTACTGCTACACGGTATGCTTGAAGATTGAACTGACGGACCATTTTACATACATTTAATTCAAAATCTTTCATTCCCTGTTCAGCTTGTGTATCTACTAAGTCTACATTGGAACGAGCTACACGGACGCGTCCTTTTCCACGACCCCAATCTAGGATAGGTAAAGAAATACCAATACTGGCATATTGTTGATTCATGGGGTTTCGGTAAGAATCTGCAAATTTATTTCCGGTTTGAGAAAGCCCGAATTGTACATACAGGTCAGCTTTCAAACCCGCATTGGCTTTTGCAGAAGCTAATGCGCTGCGGCTTTCCAATTGTTTGCGTTTATAAGTGTCAGGGTCGGGACTGTTTTTGAATGCCAGTTGTAATGCTTTTTGTAAAGAGATTTCAAATTGAGGAATACTGTCTTCCGGAACAACTCGTAAATTTATTTCCCGATTAATGCCAAGGAAGGAACGGAGTGTTTGCATTTGGTCCTCTACTTCGATACGGGCATTCATCATATTGGTTTCTTCTGTCAGTTTGTTTATTTCCAGCTGTAGCATTTCGTTTTCAGTTATTGTTCCTATATTATATCTTCCTTCGGCATATCTGTATAAAGTATCAGCAGAAGCATAGTTGTAGGTAGCTATGTCAAGATTGGTTTGTGCAGTAGCCAAGTTGAAGAAAAGAGTGCTGGTTTCTGAGGCTACAAGTTCCAATGCTTCTGCATATGCTTTACGGGCTTCCCGGTAGCGAAGGGGTTCGATACGACGATCCCATTTTAAAGAGTTATATCCAAAAAGTTGCTGTTCGTAACCTATTACTACGGGTTGGGTGTTATACGCTGTATGATTATCTTCAAATTCATCAATGCGTTGGGTGGTACTTTTTACAAACAAGCTGCCACCGGTGAACCATATATTTTGATTTATTTTAAGGCTGAGGTCTGTGCTTAACTGGTCTTGCTGGATAAATTGGTTTGTTCCATCCGGTTGGGTAATTTTGTTTATCTCCCGATTCAGGGTAGGAGATGAAGTTAATGTGACGGAGGGAAGATAATTCGCCCGGAAAAAACGGTAGTTCCAATAAGCTGCCCGATAGGTATGACGGGCAGCTTGTGCTTCCGGTGAGTTTTCTTGTGCTATTTCAATAGCTTGTTGCAAACTCAGTGTCATTAATTCTTCTTGTTGTGCTGCGGCTGTTTCCGGGCGAAGCAGAAGGGAAAGTGCTATAATACAATATAGTTTCATGTTCGTTTTTTTATGTCTTTATACCTATTAGTATTTTTGTCTTATAGTTAGGGAAACAGGAACGAGTCTTCAGTGTCTTTTTCGGATAAGTCGCTTTTTATTTTGGTTAATGCTTCCTTTGCTTTTTCATGACCGTTGTCTATAGCTTTTTGGAACCAGAACCGGGCTTGTTGTAAGTCTTTCTCTACGCCTTTACCCCACTGATACATGCGACCCAGGTTATATTGTGCAGGAGCATTCCCCTGTAAAGCAGCTTTAGTCAGCCACTTGGCTCCTTTAGCAAAATCTTTTTCCATTCCCTCGCCATAACAATACATATTTCCTATATTATATTGAGCTATCGGATTATTCTTATCTGCTGCTTTTTTAAACCAAAAATAAGCTTCTTCAAAGTCTTTGGGAACCCCAAGTCCGTTTTTATATAAATAACCGATATTGTTCATGGCGTCCGTATTACCATGAGCCACAGAACGTAGGTACCAAGTCATAGCAATGTAACAATCTTTACGTACTCCCCAACCATTTTTATAAAGGCTCCCCATACCAATTTGAGCTTCTGGATTTCCTTGAGTGGCAGCTTTGTTCAACCATTTGAATGCTTGGCTGTAATCCTTAGTGACTCCCAAACCATATGTGTACATAAAACCTATATTGTTTTCAGCATAAGTGTTCCCGCCCGTTGCCGATTGATGAAAAAGTTTCAAAGCTTTATCATAATCAATTTCACCTCCTAAGCCTTTTAAATACATGTCGCCTGTCAGATATTGGGCATGATGGGCCGTATCAATGCGAGCTATCTTTTCTAATAACTCGCGTGCTTTTTCATATTGTCGATTGACATAGTGGGTTTGTGCTTCTTTCCACAATTGACGGCAGTCACCTATATAAAGCATATAGATCTTATTGCTGGATAGAATTACTATGCTTGCTACAAGGCATAAACTGATAACTATTATTGATTTTTTTTTCATAACTTAATATATTAGTATTATAGACTAATCAAATAGTGTGCCATTATCTTATCTCTTTGTTTACCAGAATTTTGTGGGCTAAAAAATAAAAACGTCTCTGTGCGGATACGCACAAAAATAGTGCGTATTCGCACAGACAACACACTAAAAAAAACAATATCTTTGCAAAATAGCGGATAGAAAATCTTTTATTCGTATAATAATGTATATGAGGATAAAATAATGAATACAAAAGGAAAAATATTGATTATAGATGATAATGAGGACGTGCTTTTTGCACTAAACCTTTTATTGGAACCCTACGTAGAAAAAATAAAAGTTACTACTCAACCGACTCGTATTGAGCATTTTATGACTACTTTTCAACCTGATGTTATTCTGCTTGATATGAATTTCCGCCGGGATGCTATCAGCGGGCAGGAAGGGTTCAATTGTCTAGAACAGATATTAAAATTAGACCCGCAGGCTATTGTCTTGTTTATGACTGCTTATGCAGATACAGATAAAGCTGTACGGGCTATTAAGGCTGGAGCTATTGACTTTATTCCCAAACCTTGGGAAAAAGAAAAACTACTTGCTACGCTTTCGTCGGCTATCAAACTTCGTGATTCTCGTAAAGAGGTCAGGCAACTGAAAGAACAAGTTGTAGCATTGAGCGGGCAGGATGAAGAGATGCCTCAGATGATAGGGCACTCAGCGCCTATGCGAGAGGTTTTTGATACTATTCGGAAATTATCGGATACTGATGCTAATATTTTGATATTGGGTGAAAATGGAACCGGTAAAGATTTGGTGGCCCGTTCTCTACGTTATTTTTCTCCTCGTCGTGAATGTCCTTTTATAACGATTGACTTGGGGAGCATACCAGAATCATTGTTCGAAAGTGAATTGTTCGGCTATGAAAAAGGGGCTTTTACAGATGCCCGTAAAGCAAAAGCGGGACGTATGGAGGTGGCATCAGGAGGAACGCTTTTTTTGGATGAGATAGGGAATTTGTCATTACCTATGCAATCCAAATTGCTAACAGCCATAGAAAAGCGGCAGATTTCACGTTTGGGAGCAACGGATATAATTCCTATTGATGTTCGGTTGATAAGCGCAACGAATGTAAATATCCGACAATTGGTGGAGGAGGGCAATTTCCGTCAAGATCTGTTGTATCGCATCAATACGATCGAGATTGCCATTCCTCCCTTGCGGGAAAGGGGAGAGGATGTGCTCTTATTGGCTGATTATTTCTTACAACGGTATACTCATAAATATAAGAAAGAGATAAACGGACTGAACCGCGAAGCCAAGCAGAAACTCATGCGTTACCATTGGCCGGGTAATGTACGCGAATTACAGCATGCCATAGAACGGGCGATTATTCTTTCGGACTCGCCATTGTTAAAGCCTGCAAATTTCATGTTGCAGCCACAACCCGAGAAGAGGGTGAATACGGATGAGATACTGAACTTGGAACAATTAGAACGCAATGCCATAGAACGTGCTATGAAGCGCAGCGAAGGAAACTTGAGTCGTGCAGCGGAATATTTGGGGATTACCCGTTACGCTCTTTATCGGAAACTTGAAAAATTAGGTTTATGAATCGTTTACAAACTTTACGGATGATAGCTTGTATGTTACTGATGGGGGTAGTAGCTATAGCTGCATATCTGTTTTATCAACATTCACTCTATTTTTGCTTGTTATTTTCGCTGATGATTATGGCAAGTATTATCATCTATATCTGTCAGTGGCAATATAAAACGACCCGTATGATATCACGAATGATAGAAGGTATTCGTTATGCAGATTTCTCTTTGAGTTTTTCTACCCAGCACAAAACTCGTACAGAACAACGATTGGCACAAGAAATAAATAATGTTGTTGCTGAATTCCGTACTCGGTTGTCCGAGAATGAAGAGCGATATCAATATTATGAAACATTATTGAATACTGTTGACAGCAGTTTGCTGGTAGTAGATAGTCTGTGCAATATACATTGGATGAACCGGGCCGCCATGCAGGATTTGTGCGGCTATTGTATTCATTCAGTCAGGGAATTGGCTCTGTTAAATTCTGAATTTCCTACTATTATCCTGTCATTACAGCCTGGAGAAATTAAAACAGTACGAATACATAAAGGAGATACTCTACAAGAATTGGCTGTTACGGTATCCGAATATTCCGCTCAACATGGTACGGAACTCCGGTTAGTTAATTTAAAGAATATCCATGCTGTATTGGAGGAAAATGAAATGGAAGCATGGCAAAAGCTGATTCGTGTACTTACTCATGAAATAATGAACTCCATTGCACCCATTATTTCATTAAGTGAAACATTAAGTGAGCGTGCTGTGCAAAATGGTATGAATGAGAAAGATTACAATATCATGTTGCAAGGGATGCAGACTATTCATAGAAGAAGTAAAGGATTACTGAATTTTGTGGAAAACTATCGTAAACTTTCTCGTCTGTCTGTCCCGATACTGGCTCCAGTAAATATAGGTGAGTTGTTGAGTGATATGAAAAAACTATTCCCTAATAAAAACATACAATATATATATAAAGTAGAAAACCCAGAAACGATTCTGATGCTAGATCGTTCACAGATAGAACAAGTATTAATCAATTTACTAAAGAATGCAGGTGAGGCTTGTGTAGAGCAAACCTATCCCGAAGTTATTATTAGTACACATTGTGATTTAGACAAACATCTATTTTTCCTTTCTGTCTGTGATAATGGTAGTGGTATTCTTCCTGAAGTTTTGGATAAAATCTTTGTTCCTTTTTTCACAACGAAGTCGACAGGTAGTGGTATCGGACTCAGTTTATGCAAACAAATTATGAATTTACATGGTGGAAGTATCTCGGCAAGTAGTGAAATAGGGAAGGGGAGTTGTTTTACACTGAAATTTCTTTGTTG from Phocaeicola dorei encodes the following:
- a CDS encoding TolC family protein, which gives rise to MKLYCIIALSLLLRPETAAAQQEELMTLSLQQAIEIAQENSPEAQAARHTYRAAYWNYRFFRANYLPSVTLTSSPTLNREINKITQPDGTNQFIQQDQLSTDLSLKINQNIWFTGGSLFVKSTTQRIDEFEDNHTAYNTQPVVIGYEQQLFGYNSLKWDRRIEPLRYREARKAYAEALELVASETSTLFFNLATAQTNLDIATYNYASADTLYRYAEGRYNIGTITENEMLQLEINKLTEETNMMNARIEVEDQMQTLRSFLGINREINLRVVPEDSIPQFEISLQKALQLAFKNSPDPDTYKRKQLESRSALASAKANAGLKADLYVQFGLSQTGNKFADSYRNPMNQQYASIGISLPILDWGRGKGRVRVARSNVDLVDTQAEQGMKDFELNVCKMVRQFNLQAYRVAVAAKTDKTADRRHDVARRLYILGKSTILDLNAAITEKDTARRNYITALKTYWSLYYGLRSMTGYDFLRKAEISCTIPKP
- a CDS encoding tetratricopeptide repeat protein; amino-acid sequence: MKKKSIIVISLCLVASIVILSSNKIYMLYIGDCRQLWKEAQTHYVNRQYEKARELLEKIARIDTAHHAQYLTGDMYLKGLGGEIDYDKALKLFHQSATGGNTYAENNIGFMYTYGLGVTKDYSQAFKWLNKAATQGNPEAQIGMGSLYKNGWGVRKDCYIAMTWYLRSVAHGNTDAMNNIGYLYKNGLGVPKDFEEAYFWFKKAADKNNPIAQYNIGNMYCYGEGMEKDFAKGAKWLTKAALQGNAPAQYNLGRMYQWGKGVEKDLQQARFWFQKAIDNGHEKAKEALTKIKSDLSEKDTEDSFLFP
- a CDS encoding sigma-54-dependent transcriptional regulator; its protein translation is MNTKGKILIIDDNEDVLFALNLLLEPYVEKIKVTTQPTRIEHFMTTFQPDVILLDMNFRRDAISGQEGFNCLEQILKLDPQAIVLFMTAYADTDKAVRAIKAGAIDFIPKPWEKEKLLATLSSAIKLRDSRKEVRQLKEQVVALSGQDEEMPQMIGHSAPMREVFDTIRKLSDTDANILILGENGTGKDLVARSLRYFSPRRECPFITIDLGSIPESLFESELFGYEKGAFTDARKAKAGRMEVASGGTLFLDEIGNLSLPMQSKLLTAIEKRQISRLGATDIIPIDVRLISATNVNIRQLVEEGNFRQDLLYRINTIEIAIPPLRERGEDVLLLADYFLQRYTHKYKKEINGLNREAKQKLMRYHWPGNVRELQHAIERAIILSDSPLLKPANFMLQPQPEKRVNTDEILNLEQLERNAIERAMKRSEGNLSRAAEYLGITRYALYRKLEKLGL
- a CDS encoding efflux RND transporter periplasmic adaptor subunit, whose product is MDIKIEKKPWYIRYRYYMIAALAFIIFLIYVISLSLGPRKLRIETDNIQIAEVKDDKFMEYVDVEGLVQPILTIKVNTREGGSVDRIVGEEGNMMKQGDTLLILTNPDLIRSIEDQRDEWEKQRITYKEKEIEMEQKSLTLKQQTLQAQYEMERLRKSFGLDKEEFKMGIKSKAELQVSEDEYKYKLKNTALQMESLKHDSSVTLIRKELLRNDLERESKKLKRAEERLEDLIVKAPIGGQLSFVKVTPGQQVASGESIAEIKVLDQYKIHTSLSEYYIDRITTGLPATVNYQGKRYPLKITKVVPEVKDRMFDVDLVFTGEMPENVRVGKSFRVQIELGQPEQAIVIPRGNFYQSTGGQWIYKINSSKTKAVKVPLNIGRQNPLQYEITEGLQPGEFVVITGYDTFGDAEELILK
- a CDS encoding sensor histidine kinase, whose translation is MNRLQTLRMIACMLLMGVVAIAAYLFYQHSLYFCLLFSLMIMASIIIYICQWQYKTTRMISRMIEGIRYADFSLSFSTQHKTRTEQRLAQEINNVVAEFRTRLSENEERYQYYETLLNTVDSSLLVVDSLCNIHWMNRAAMQDLCGYCIHSVRELALLNSEFPTIILSLQPGEIKTVRIHKGDTLQELAVTVSEYSAQHGTELRLVNLKNIHAVLEENEMEAWQKLIRVLTHEIMNSIAPIISLSETLSERAVQNGMNEKDYNIMLQGMQTIHRRSKGLLNFVENYRKLSRLSVPILAPVNIGELLSDMKKLFPNKNIQYIYKVENPETILMLDRSQIEQVLINLLKNAGEACVEQTYPEVIISTHCDLDKHLFFLSVCDNGSGILPEVLDKIFVPFFTTKSTGSGIGLSLCKQIMNLHGGSISASSEIGKGSCFTLKFLCCG